Sequence from the Exiguobacterium aurantiacum genome:
GACAGAAGATTACGGGATCACGTTCCGTGTAAACCACGTTTATGAGAGCGAACAAACGGAGTTTCAACGACTAGAAATGGTCGAAACGGACGAGTTCGGAACAATGTTGTTACTTGACGGAATGGTCATGACGACGGATAAGGACGAATTCGTCTATCACGAGATGGTGGCTCACGTCCCACTCTTTACGCACCCGAATCCGAAGCATGTGCTCGTAGTCGGCGGCGGAGACGGCGGCGTCATCCGTGAGATTATGAAACACCCATCAGTCGAAAAAGCAGTTCTCGTCGACATCGACGGGAAAGTCATTGAATATTCGAAGAAATACTTACCAAATATCGCAGGCGAACTCGACAACCCGCGCGTTGAAGTCATCGTCGGCGACGGCTTCATGCATATCGCCGAGTCAGAGAACGAGTACGACGTCATCATGGTCGACTCGACAGAACCGGTCGGCCCAGCGGCCAACTTGTTCACGAAAGGATTCTACGCCGGAATCTCGAGAGCGCTTAAAGAAGATGGGATCTTCGTCGCACAGACGGACAACCCATGGTTCACGCCAGAGCTCATCCAAACGGTTCAACGTGACGTGAAAGAGATCTTCCCGATCACGAAGCTCTACACAGCGAACGTACCGACGTACCCGAGCGGCATGTGGACGTTCACAATCGGTTCGAAGCAATATGACCCGGAAGCAGTGGCTCCGGAGCGTTTCCACGACATCGAGACGAAGTACTACACGCCGAAGCTTCACAATGCGGCATTCGTCCTTCCTAAATTCGTGGAGGACTTGACGAAATGATTAAACGTTTCGATGAAGCCTACTCAGGCAAAGTGTTCATCGCGAGCCTGCCAGAAGTCGCAGACGCGAAGACGGTCCTTTACGGCATGCCGATGGACTGGACGGTCAGTTTCCGCCCGGGCTCACGTTTCGGTCCGAACCGGATTCGTGAAGTGTCAATCGGACTTGAAGAGTACAGCCCGTATCTCGACGGAGACTTGAGTGAAGCCGCCGTCTATGACGCCGGTGACATCCCGCTTCCGTTCGGGAACGCCCAAAAGTCGCTCGACATGATCGAGTCGTTCGTCAAAGACGTCATCCAAGCAGGCAAGTTCCCGCTCGGTATGGGTGGGGAACACCTCGTCACATGGCCGGTCATCAAGGCGATGCATGATGCGTACGGCGACGACTTCGTCATTCTTCACTTCGATGCGCATACGGATCTCCGTGATGAATACGAAGGTGAGCCGTTGTCGCACTCGACACCGCTCAAAAAAGCGGCCAACTTGATTGGACCATCGAACTGCTACTCGTTCGGAATTCGTTCTGGGATGAAAGAAGAGTTCGACTGGGTCAAAGAAGTCGGTTATAACATGTATAAATATGAAGTGATCGAACCGCTTAAACGCGTGTTGCCGACGCTCGCCGGGAAGAAAGTGTACGTCACGATCGACATCGACGTCCTCGATCCATCGGCTGCGCCGGGAACGGGCACGCAAGAGATCGGCGGCATCACGACGAAAGAATTGCTTGAAGCGGTCCACGCCATCGCGAACGCTGACGTCGACGTCATCGGAGCCGACCTCGTCGAAGTGTCACCGGCCTATGACCAGTCGGACATGACGGCCATCGCCGCCGCGAAGATCCTTCGCGAGATGATGATCGGGTTCGTGAAGTAACGATGCCGAAAAAAGGTCAGCTCGAGATGGAGCTGAGTGCTCGCATCACCCAATGGGAGAAAGAGTATCTCGGACGCGGCTCCTTGACGTGTAAAGCAGACCTGCTCCGCGACTTGGCCATCGTGACGCTCCAAGGCGTCTTGACCCCGGCCGAGTACGAACTGGCCGCCAAGTCGGCCGGACGCGAGCAATTGAAGAAGTACCGCAACAACCTTGTCGAATCAGGACGGGCTCAGCTCGAGACGATTTTGTATGACGTGCTCGGTCGGCGTCTCGTCTCGCTCCATACGGATATCAGTACGAAGACGGGGGAACGCCTCATCGTCTTTCGACTTGATGCTCCGTGGGATGGCGGGATTGACAAGCCGTGACGACATTTTTAAACTAGAAGCAGAGACGGTTCAGGATTGGTGGTGTCCGCGAGACATCCCCGTCGTCCTGTCCCGGAGCTGACGAACTAAAAACCCGACAGTTGTCGGCTAGACGGAGCGAACGTGTTCGAGCCGTCGGCATGCAGCGCACACCTTTCTTTGGTGTGCGCTTTTGTCGTCTAGGAGGAAAAGATGGAACTATTGACGTTTTTGATGACGAGTGCCCCGGTGCTCCTATTT
This genomic interval carries:
- the speE gene encoding polyamine aminopropyltransferase, which gives rise to MDQKLKLWFTEHQTEDYGITFRVNHVYESEQTEFQRLEMVETDEFGTMLLLDGMVMTTDKDEFVYHEMVAHVPLFTHPNPKHVLVVGGGDGGVIREIMKHPSVEKAVLVDIDGKVIEYSKKYLPNIAGELDNPRVEVIVGDGFMHIAESENEYDVIMVDSTEPVGPAANLFTKGFYAGISRALKEDGIFVAQTDNPWFTPELIQTVQRDVKEIFPITKLYTANVPTYPSGMWTFTIGSKQYDPEAVAPERFHDIETKYYTPKLHNAAFVLPKFVEDLTK
- the speB gene encoding agmatinase; this encodes MIKRFDEAYSGKVFIASLPEVADAKTVLYGMPMDWTVSFRPGSRFGPNRIREVSIGLEEYSPYLDGDLSEAAVYDAGDIPLPFGNAQKSLDMIESFVKDVIQAGKFPLGMGGEHLVTWPVIKAMHDAYGDDFVILHFDAHTDLRDEYEGEPLSHSTPLKKAANLIGPSNCYSFGIRSGMKEEFDWVKEVGYNMYKYEVIEPLKRVLPTLAGKKVYVTIDIDVLDPSAAPGTGTQEIGGITTKELLEAVHAIANADVDVIGADLVEVSPAYDQSDMTAIAAAKILREMMIGFVK
- a CDS encoding DUF2294 domain-containing protein produces the protein MPKKGQLEMELSARITQWEKEYLGRGSLTCKADLLRDLAIVTLQGVLTPAEYELAAKSAGREQLKKYRNNLVESGRAQLETILYDVLGRRLVSLHTDISTKTGERLIVFRLDAPWDGGIDKP